A single region of the Aeromonas hydrophila subsp. hydrophila ATCC 7966 genome encodes:
- a CDS encoding HPr family phosphocarrier protein, giving the protein MYEKSVVITAENGLHTRPAAQFVKEAKEFQSEITVVSGGKSASAKSLFKLQTLGLTKGTNVTIQADGPDAQKAVEKLVALMDELE; this is encoded by the coding sequence ATGTACGAGAAGTCTGTTGTTATTACTGCTGAAAACGGCCTGCACACCCGTCCGGCAGCTCAGTTCGTGAAAGAAGCCAAAGAATTCCAAAGCGAGATCACTGTGGTCTCCGGTGGCAAATCCGCCAGCGCCAAGAGCCTGTTCAAGCTGCAGACCCTGGGCCTGACCAAAGGTACCAACGTGACCATCCAGGCCGACGGCCCGGACGCTCAGAAAGCCGTTGAGAAGCTGGTTGCCCTGATGGACGAGCTGGAGTAA
- a CDS encoding beta-ketoacyl-ACP synthase III, producing the protein MTSIVISGSGLYTPPFAVSNEELVAAFNQYVDLYNEENASAIDAGQLPAKQHSSSEFIEKASGIKSRYLVSKEGVLDPDIMQPLLPERPDDKPSIMVEMAVAAAEQALIAAGREPGEIDLVIVAASNMPRPYPALSIELQHYLGASGMAFDMNVACSSATFGIKTAADMLAAGSARLALVVNPEICSGHLNFRDRDSHFIFGDACTAMLLEREADCKVANPWQLVASKLVTQYSNNIRNNFGFLNRLSPRTRYGDDKLFRQQGRKVFKEVLPLVCDQIAGQLDEQGWAANSLSRLWLHQANLTMNQFIARKLLGHDASQQEAPVILDSYGNTSSAGSIIAFHLHNGDLPAGARGVLCSFGAGYSIGSLLLTRL; encoded by the coding sequence ATGACCTCTATCGTGATCAGTGGCTCAGGCCTCTATACCCCTCCCTTTGCCGTCAGCAATGAAGAACTGGTGGCCGCCTTCAACCAGTATGTGGATCTCTACAACGAGGAGAACGCCTCCGCCATCGACGCCGGCCAGCTCCCCGCCAAGCAGCATTCGAGCAGCGAGTTCATCGAGAAGGCCTCCGGCATCAAGAGCCGTTATCTGGTGAGCAAGGAGGGGGTGCTGGATCCCGACATCATGCAGCCGCTGCTGCCCGAGCGACCCGATGACAAGCCCTCCATCATGGTGGAGATGGCGGTGGCCGCCGCCGAGCAGGCGCTGATCGCCGCCGGTCGCGAGCCAGGCGAGATCGATCTGGTCATCGTCGCCGCCTCCAACATGCCGCGCCCCTATCCGGCTCTCTCCATCGAGCTGCAGCACTATCTGGGGGCGAGCGGCATGGCGTTTGACATGAACGTGGCCTGCTCCTCTGCCACCTTCGGCATCAAGACGGCGGCAGACATGCTGGCGGCCGGCAGCGCCCGATTGGCGCTGGTGGTCAACCCGGAGATCTGCTCTGGGCACCTCAACTTCCGCGATCGGGACAGTCACTTCATCTTCGGCGACGCCTGTACCGCCATGCTGCTGGAGCGGGAGGCCGATTGCAAGGTGGCCAACCCCTGGCAACTGGTGGCCAGCAAGCTGGTGACCCAGTACTCCAACAACATCCGCAACAACTTCGGCTTCCTGAACCGGCTCAGTCCGCGCACCCGCTACGGCGATGACAAGCTGTTTCGCCAGCAGGGGCGCAAGGTGTTCAAGGAGGTGCTGCCGCTGGTGTGTGACCAGATTGCCGGCCAGCTCGACGAGCAGGGCTGGGCAGCAAACTCCCTGAGCCGGCTTTGGCTCCATCAGGCCAACCTCACCATGAACCAGTTCATTGCCCGCAAGCTGCTCGGTCACGATGCCAGCCAGCAGGAGGCGCCGGTCATTCTCGACAGCTACGGCAACACCAGCTCGGCCGGTTCCATCATTGCGTTCCACCTCCACAACGGCGACCTTCCCGCCGGGGCCCGCGGCGTGCTCTGCTCGTTCGGGGCCGGTTACTCCATCGGCAGCCTGCTGCTCACCCGTTTGTAA
- the cysK gene encoding cysteine synthase A — protein sequence MSKIFEDNSQTIGHTPLVRLNRVTKGRVLAKIESRNPSFSVKCRIGANLIWDAEKRGVLTKGKEIIEPTSGNTGIALAFVAAARGYPITLTMPATMSLERRKLLKALGANLVLTEGPLGMKGAIAKANEILESEPGKYVLLQQFENPANPEIHEKTTGPEIWDATDGQVDVFVAGVGTGGTITGVSRYLKQTKGKAVVSVAVEPSESPVISQRLAGLEIKPGPHKIQGIGAGFIPGNLDLTLLDRVEQVNSDDAIEMARRLMEEEGILAGISSGAAVVAAARLAELPEFADKTIVVILPSAAERYLSSALFAGVFSEQELQQ from the coding sequence ATGAGCAAAATTTTTGAGGACAACAGCCAGACCATAGGTCACACCCCGCTGGTTCGTCTCAACCGTGTTACCAAGGGCCGCGTGCTGGCCAAGATTGAGAGCCGTAACCCGAGCTTCAGCGTCAAGTGCCGCATCGGCGCCAACCTGATCTGGGATGCCGAGAAACGCGGCGTCCTGACCAAGGGCAAGGAGATCATCGAACCCACCAGCGGTAACACGGGTATTGCTCTGGCCTTCGTGGCCGCCGCCCGTGGCTATCCCATCACATTGACCATGCCGGCCACCATGAGCCTGGAGCGCCGCAAGCTGCTCAAGGCACTCGGCGCCAATCTGGTGCTGACCGAAGGGCCGCTCGGCATGAAGGGCGCCATTGCCAAGGCCAACGAGATCCTCGAATCCGAGCCGGGCAAATACGTGCTGCTGCAACAGTTTGAAAACCCCGCCAACCCGGAAATCCACGAGAAGACCACCGGCCCCGAGATCTGGGATGCCACCGATGGTCAGGTGGATGTGTTCGTGGCTGGCGTCGGCACCGGCGGCACCATCACGGGTGTCTCCCGCTACCTGAAACAGACCAAGGGCAAGGCGGTGGTCTCCGTCGCCGTCGAGCCAAGCGAATCACCGGTGATCAGCCAGCGTCTGGCCGGCCTTGAAATCAAACCGGGACCCCACAAGATCCAGGGTATCGGTGCCGGTTTCATCCCGGGCAACCTGGACCTGACCTTGCTGGACCGCGTCGAGCAGGTGAACAGCGATGACGCCATCGAGATGGCTCGCCGCCTGATGGAAGAGGAAGGGATCCTGGCCGGGATCAGCTCAGGCGCCGCCGTGGTGGCCGCAGCCCGCCTCGCCGAGCTGCCGGAGTTTGCCGACAAGACCATCGTCGTCATTCTGCCGAGCGCCGCCGAGCGTTACCTCTCCAGCGCCCTGTTTGCCGGGGTGTTCAGCGAGCAGGAACTCCAGCAATAA
- a CDS encoding cytochrome b, protein MLKNTEQRYGSLSIGLHWLTLLLMIAVYALMEFRDIFPKGSAGRDLMKEFHFMVGLLILALVVVRLLVRVASPSPRIVPELSPLMLTLAKLAHLALYGFLILTPLLGWLLLSAGGKPIPFFGLELPALIAPDDGLKGTIKELHETLANIGYALIALHAAAAIYHHHVLKDNTLTNMLPERK, encoded by the coding sequence ATGTTGAAAAATACCGAACAACGTTATGGCAGCCTGAGCATAGGGCTGCACTGGTTGACCCTGCTGCTGATGATCGCCGTCTATGCGCTGATGGAGTTCAGGGACATCTTCCCCAAAGGGTCGGCCGGTCGCGACCTGATGAAGGAGTTTCACTTCATGGTGGGTCTGCTGATCCTGGCGCTGGTGGTCGTGCGCCTGCTGGTGCGCGTGGCTAGCCCCTCACCACGTATCGTGCCCGAGCTCTCCCCCCTGATGCTCACGCTGGCCAAGCTCGCCCACCTGGCGCTCTATGGCTTCCTGATCCTCACCCCGCTGCTGGGCTGGCTGCTGCTGAGCGCGGGCGGCAAACCCATCCCCTTCTTCGGCCTGGAACTCCCCGCCCTCATCGCCCCCGACGACGGCCTGAAGGGCACCATCAAGGAGCTGCACGAGACGCTTGCCAACATTGGCTATGCCCTGATTGCCCTGCACGCGGCGGCAGCCATCTACCACCACCATGTGCTCAAGGACAACACCCTGACCAATATGCTGCCCGAACGCAAATAG
- the ptsI gene encoding phosphoenolpyruvate-protein phosphotransferase PtsI: MISGILASPGIAFGKALLLKEDEIVINQGKIAAEQIDAEINRFLEARTKSAAQLEAIKEMAGRTFGEEKEAIFEGHIMLLEDEELEGDIRSFIKDNKATADKAIYEVIEQYAKMMAELDDPYLRERATDFRDIGTRLVKNVLGIAVVNLSTIDEEVILVAKDLTPSETAQINLKYVLGFVTDIGGRTSHTSIMARSLELPAIVGTNDITERVKNGDVLVLDAINNQIIINPTAEQLNEAKQFQAQFQAEKDELAKLKDLPAITLDGHQVEVCANIGTVKDTEGAIRNGAEGVGLYRTEFLFMDRDALPTEDEQFKAYKEVAEAMPDQPIIVRTMDIGGDKELPYMNFPKEMNPFLGWRAVRIFFDRADIMHAQLRAILRASAFGKLRIMFPMIISVEEFRSLKATVETLKAELRAEGKAFDESIEVGIMIETPAAAVMAHHLAKEVDFFSIGTNDLTQYTLAVDRGNEMISAMYNPLSPSVLTLIKMVIDASHAEGKWTGMCGELAGDERATLLLLGMGLDEFSMSAISVPRIKKLIRNTNFEDVKAMADQALSFATAAEIEACVDNFIKQKAVC, translated from the coding sequence ATGATATCTGGCATTCTTGCGTCCCCCGGTATCGCATTCGGCAAGGCGCTTCTTCTGAAAGAAGATGAAATCGTTATCAATCAGGGCAAAATTGCTGCCGAACAGATTGATGCCGAAATCAACCGCTTCCTCGAAGCCCGCACCAAGTCAGCCGCACAGCTGGAAGCCATCAAAGAGATGGCCGGTCGCACCTTCGGTGAAGAAAAAGAGGCCATCTTCGAAGGCCACATCATGCTGCTCGAAGATGAAGAGCTGGAAGGGGATATCAGATCCTTCATCAAAGACAACAAGGCCACCGCTGACAAGGCCATCTACGAGGTCATCGAGCAGTACGCGAAGATGATGGCCGAGCTGGATGACCCCTATCTGCGTGAGCGCGCCACCGACTTCCGTGACATCGGTACCCGTCTGGTCAAGAACGTACTGGGCATCGCCGTTGTCAACCTGAGCACCATCGACGAAGAGGTGATCCTGGTCGCCAAAGACCTGACCCCGTCCGAAACCGCTCAGATCAACCTGAAATACGTGCTGGGTTTCGTCACCGACATCGGTGGCCGTACTTCCCACACCTCCATCATGGCCCGCTCCCTGGAGCTGCCGGCCATCGTGGGTACCAACGACATCACCGAGCGCGTCAAGAATGGTGACGTGCTGGTGCTGGACGCGATCAACAACCAGATCATCATCAATCCGACTGCCGAACAGCTGAACGAAGCCAAGCAATTCCAGGCCCAGTTCCAGGCCGAGAAAGATGAACTGGCCAAGCTCAAAGATCTGCCTGCCATCACCCTCGATGGCCATCAGGTCGAAGTGTGCGCCAACATCGGTACCGTCAAGGATACCGAAGGTGCCATCCGCAACGGCGCCGAAGGCGTGGGTCTGTACCGTACCGAGTTCCTGTTCATGGACCGTGACGCGCTGCCGACCGAAGACGAGCAGTTCAAAGCCTACAAAGAAGTGGCCGAAGCGATGCCGGATCAGCCGATCATCGTGCGTACCATGGACATCGGCGGCGACAAAGAACTGCCCTACATGAATTTCCCGAAAGAGATGAACCCCTTCCTGGGCTGGCGTGCCGTGCGGATCTTCTTCGATCGCGCCGACATCATGCACGCCCAGCTGCGGGCCATCCTGCGTGCGTCTGCCTTCGGCAAACTGCGCATCATGTTCCCGATGATCATCTCTGTCGAAGAGTTCCGCAGCCTGAAGGCTACCGTAGAGACGCTGAAAGCCGAACTGCGTGCCGAAGGCAAAGCCTTTGATGAATCCATCGAAGTGGGTATCATGATCGAGACCCCGGCCGCTGCCGTGATGGCTCATCATCTGGCCAAGGAAGTGGATTTCTTCAGTATCGGTACCAACGACCTGACCCAGTACACCCTGGCTGTCGACCGTGGTAACGAGATGATTTCCGCCATGTACAACCCGCTGTCACCCTCCGTCCTGACGCTGATCAAGATGGTTATCGATGCATCCCACGCCGAAGGCAAGTGGACCGGTATGTGTGGTGAACTGGCTGGTGACGAGCGTGCCACCCTGCTGCTGCTGGGTATGGGTCTGGATGAGTTCTCCATGAGCGCCATCTCTGTACCGCGTATCAAGAAGCTTATCCGCAACACCAACTTCGAAGATGTGAAGGCCATGGCTGATCAAGCGCTGAGCTTTGCCACCGCCGCCGAAATCGAAGCCTGTGTAGATAACTTTATTAAGCAGAAGGCAGTCTGCTAA
- a CDS encoding type 2 periplasmic-binding domain-containing protein, with product MKHLRVGVLAGLMLLAMLLGMTGGDEERLAAAEPGRPTHFSVYLGLLPGLIDSNGTGPFVDLVKAIAGLDDGVEVSVMVYPMSRATRSVVVGEADFNLPALRNPYIDESMLPYRFSSATFGKVTHVLYSNSAAPITPAMVLGYEYTKRDLLIEGVTDFWPFSVKRSLSLEQSLGKLSRGRIDAFLWAQEEADFTLRKMGLTNIHRVYFGEFDDVFIIPKGPKGDAVDRFLTQSIERLRASGQLDKIYSGIHGPYQEWQPGENAATKAVRAAQ from the coding sequence ATGAAGCATCTGAGAGTGGGCGTGCTGGCAGGCTTGATGCTGCTCGCCATGCTGCTGGGGATGACGGGGGGCGACGAGGAGCGATTGGCTGCGGCAGAACCTGGCCGACCGACTCATTTTTCAGTCTATCTTGGTTTGTTGCCGGGGCTCATCGATTCCAACGGCACAGGTCCCTTCGTCGACCTGGTCAAGGCCATCGCCGGGCTGGATGACGGGGTGGAGGTGAGCGTGATGGTCTACCCCATGTCCCGTGCCACCCGCAGCGTGGTGGTGGGGGAGGCGGACTTCAACCTGCCGGCGCTGCGCAACCCCTACATCGACGAGTCCATGCTGCCCTATCGCTTCAGCTCGGCGACCTTTGGCAAGGTGACCCACGTGCTCTACAGCAACAGTGCGGCGCCCATTACTCCCGCCATGGTGCTGGGCTACGAGTACACCAAGCGGGATCTGCTCATCGAGGGGGTGACCGACTTCTGGCCCTTCTCGGTCAAGCGCTCCCTCTCGCTCGAGCAATCCCTCGGTAAGCTGAGCCGGGGCCGCATCGATGCCTTTCTGTGGGCGCAGGAGGAGGCGGATTTCACCCTGCGCAAGATGGGGCTGACCAATATCCATCGGGTCTATTTTGGCGAGTTCGACGATGTGTTCATCATCCCCAAAGGGCCGAAAGGGGATGCGGTCGACCGCTTCCTGACCCAGTCCATCGAGCGGCTCAGAGCCTCCGGTCAGCTCGACAAGATCTACTCCGGCATTCACGGCCCCTATCAGGAGTGGCAGCCGGGAGAAAATGCTGCGACCAAGGCGGTCAGAGCCGCGCAATGA
- a CDS encoding vWA domain-containing protein — MLIDFFTHLRRHKLPCSLRELLDLHAALAARLASLDMDEFYQLSRCLLVKDEAHYDRFDRAFAEYYEGLAVIPLLPESLPEEWLRQEFGRLLSAEEKALLKSLGGLDQLLATLNQRLSEQKERHAGGNKWVGTGGSSPFGHGGFHPEGVRMGGEGQHGKAVKVWEARHYRNFSDDSPLGQRAIQLALRKLRRWVRKGNPDELDLDDTIQSTARQGWLDVKLRPERHNGVKLLVFFDVGGSMDAHVAEVQRLFSALRHEFKHLEYFYFHNCLYDFVWQDNARRHEARFDTLRLLRTYGSDYKVILVGDATMGPYEITWPGGSVEYWNEEAGQVWLARLQQHFPKLVWINPTPRREWLWHPSIKLMNELIGGRMHPLTLAGLAAAIDQL, encoded by the coding sequence ATGCTGATCGACTTCTTTACTCACCTGCGCCGCCACAAGCTCCCCTGCAGTCTGCGCGAACTGCTGGACTTGCACGCGGCGCTGGCAGCCCGGCTGGCCAGCCTCGACATGGACGAGTTCTACCAGCTCTCCCGCTGCCTGCTGGTGAAAGACGAGGCCCACTACGATCGCTTCGATCGCGCCTTCGCCGAGTATTACGAGGGGTTGGCCGTCATCCCCCTGTTGCCGGAGAGTCTGCCCGAGGAGTGGCTGCGCCAGGAGTTCGGGCGGCTATTGAGCGCCGAGGAGAAGGCGTTGCTCAAATCCCTCGGCGGGCTCGACCAGCTGCTGGCGACCCTCAACCAGCGGTTAAGCGAGCAGAAGGAGCGTCACGCCGGCGGCAACAAGTGGGTGGGTACGGGAGGCAGCAGCCCGTTCGGCCACGGCGGTTTTCACCCGGAAGGAGTGCGCATGGGGGGAGAGGGCCAGCATGGCAAGGCGGTCAAGGTGTGGGAGGCAAGGCATTACCGCAACTTCAGCGATGATTCCCCGCTGGGACAGCGGGCCATCCAGCTGGCGCTGCGCAAGCTCAGGCGCTGGGTGCGCAAGGGCAACCCCGACGAGCTGGATCTCGACGACACCATCCAGAGCACGGCCAGACAGGGCTGGCTCGATGTGAAGCTCAGACCCGAGCGCCACAACGGGGTCAAGCTGCTGGTCTTCTTCGATGTAGGGGGCTCCATGGATGCCCACGTGGCCGAAGTGCAGCGCCTCTTCTCGGCCCTGCGCCACGAGTTCAAGCATCTGGAGTACTTCTATTTTCACAACTGTCTCTACGACTTCGTCTGGCAGGACAACGCCCGCCGGCACGAGGCGCGCTTCGATACCCTGCGTCTGCTGCGTACCTACGGCAGCGATTACAAGGTGATCCTGGTGGGGGATGCCACCATGGGCCCCTACGAGATCACCTGGCCCGGCGGCAGCGTCGAGTATTGGAACGAGGAGGCCGGCCAGGTGTGGCTGGCCCGCCTGCAGCAGCACTTTCCCAAGCTGGTGTGGATCAACCCCACCCCGCGCCGGGAGTGGCTCTGGCACCCCTCCATCAAGCTGATGAACGAATTGATCGGCGGGCGCATGCACCCGCTGACCCTGGCGGGTCTGGCTGCGGCCATCGACCAGCTGTGA
- the crr gene encoding PTS glucose transporter subunit IIA translates to MGLFDKLKKLVSDDSSDTGGIEIFAPLSGEIVPIEDVPDVVFAEKIVGDGIAIKPAGNKMVAPCDGTIGKIFETNHAFSLESDSGIELFVHFGIDTVELKGEGFKRIAQEGQQVKRGDTIIEFDLAVLEAKAKSTLTPVVISNMDEIKELVKMTGAVTVGETPVIRIKK, encoded by the coding sequence ATGGGTCTGTTTGATAAACTGAAGAAACTGGTTTCCGATGACAGTTCTGATACCGGCGGCATCGAAATTTTTGCCCCGCTGTCAGGCGAAATCGTACCGATCGAAGATGTGCCCGACGTAGTCTTCGCCGAGAAGATCGTCGGCGACGGCATCGCCATCAAGCCGGCTGGCAACAAGATGGTTGCTCCGTGCGACGGCACCATCGGCAAGATCTTCGAGACCAACCACGCGTTCTCGCTGGAATCCGACTCTGGTATCGAGCTGTTCGTTCACTTCGGTATCGACACCGTTGAACTGAAAGGCGAAGGCTTCAAGCGCATCGCCCAGGAAGGTCAACAGGTCAAGCGCGGTGACACCATCATCGAGTTCGATCTGGCCGTTCTGGAAGCAAAAGCCAAATCTACCCTGACTCCGGTGGTCATCTCCAACATGGACGAGATCAAAGAGCTGGTGAAGATGACGGGGGCCGTGACCGTGGGCGAGACCCCGGTGATCCGCATCAAGAAATAA
- a CDS encoding AAA family ATPase, whose protein sequence is MGFAGSDRYLASESLKMAVNAAIVLEKPLLIKGEPGTGKTELAEAVARHLGTELIAWHIKSTTKAQQGLYEYDAVARLRDSQLGDPRVGEISHYIRRGKLWQAFTADQRPVLLIDEIDKADIEFPNDLLQELDRMEFDVYETGERVKAQQRPVVIITSNNEKELPDAFLRRCFFHYIRFPDKAEMQAIVKLHYPDLKESLLGEAMDLFFELREVEGLRKKPSTSELLDWIRLLLADDIAPEAMRAREPGKLVPALYGALLKTEQDLHLFEKLAFLARRGS, encoded by the coding sequence ATGGGATTTGCAGGAAGCGATCGCTATCTCGCCTCTGAATCGCTCAAGATGGCGGTCAATGCTGCCATCGTGCTGGAAAAACCTTTGCTTATCAAAGGGGAACCCGGCACAGGCAAGACCGAGCTGGCCGAAGCGGTGGCTCGCCATCTGGGCACCGAGCTGATTGCCTGGCACATCAAATCCACTACCAAGGCCCAGCAGGGGCTCTACGAATATGATGCGGTGGCCAGGCTGCGCGACTCCCAGCTCGGCGACCCCAGGGTAGGGGAGATCAGCCACTACATCCGTCGTGGCAAGCTGTGGCAGGCCTTCACCGCCGACCAGCGCCCGGTGCTGCTCATCGATGAAATCGACAAGGCGGACATCGAGTTCCCCAACGATCTGCTGCAGGAGCTGGATCGGATGGAGTTCGACGTCTACGAGACCGGTGAGCGAGTCAAGGCCCAGCAGAGGCCGGTGGTCATCATCACCTCCAACAACGAGAAGGAGCTGCCGGACGCCTTCCTGCGCCGTTGCTTCTTCCACTACATCCGCTTCCCCGACAAGGCCGAGATGCAGGCCATCGTCAAGCTCCACTACCCCGACCTCAAGGAGAGCCTGCTCGGTGAGGCGATGGATCTCTTCTTCGAGCTGCGCGAGGTAGAGGGGCTGCGCAAGAAGCCGTCCACCTCGGAGCTGCTGGACTGGATCCGGTTGCTCTTGGCCGATGACATTGCCCCCGAGGCGATGCGTGCCCGCGAGCCAGGCAAACTGGTGCCCGCCCTCTACGGCGCCCTGCTCAAGACCGAGCAGGACCTGCATCTGTTTGAGAAGCTCGCCTTTCTGGCCCGACGCGGCAGCTGA
- a CDS encoding sensor domain-containing diguanylate cyclase, with amino-acid sequence MNITDPVILTELQQILFRSFDVIPFPILISESACSETLGSIPTRLSEIPARHHRFVNRAFVTQLGYDLTDLPDMASWFATVYRDEESRAQAIERWNQAVMTSLANGAVVAEMSACLYCKNGQRRWFTITAQLTADAMPGWHIVTLRDIHDLHCMIEEVSRLSCTDPLTELGNRRAAGQQLQALWLQGEPFSLILCDIDHFKQINDRYGHPAGDAALCEVARIMTRQLQPAEHLARWGGEEFLLILPGVDAEQVVERAEQLRRQFVGHVVTWEGQSFSLTMSLGCATQEEGQGIDSLLLVADKALYQAKSNGRNRVVFGRA; translated from the coding sequence TTGAACATCACCGATCCTGTGATCCTGACCGAGCTGCAGCAGATCCTGTTTCGCTCCTTCGACGTGATCCCGTTTCCGATCCTGATTTCGGAGTCCGCCTGCAGCGAGACGCTGGGCAGCATACCCACCCGACTGTCGGAGATCCCGGCCCGCCATCACAGGTTCGTGAACCGGGCCTTCGTGACTCAGCTGGGCTACGACCTGACGGATCTGCCCGACATGGCCAGCTGGTTTGCCACCGTCTATCGCGATGAAGAGAGCAGGGCCCAGGCGATTGAGCGCTGGAACCAGGCGGTGATGACCAGCCTGGCCAACGGCGCGGTGGTGGCCGAGATGAGCGCCTGTCTCTACTGCAAGAACGGCCAGCGGCGCTGGTTTACCATCACGGCCCAGCTGACGGCCGATGCCATGCCGGGCTGGCACATAGTGACGCTGCGTGACATTCACGACCTGCACTGCATGATAGAGGAGGTGAGCCGGCTCTCCTGCACCGATCCGCTGACCGAGCTCGGCAATCGGCGTGCCGCCGGCCAGCAGTTGCAGGCGCTCTGGCTGCAGGGGGAGCCCTTCTCGCTGATCCTGTGCGATATCGACCACTTCAAGCAGATCAATGATCGCTATGGCCATCCCGCCGGAGATGCGGCGTTGTGCGAGGTGGCCCGCATCATGACGCGGCAACTGCAGCCTGCAGAGCATCTGGCCCGCTGGGGCGGGGAGGAGTTTCTGTTGATCCTGCCTGGGGTGGATGCCGAACAGGTGGTCGAGCGAGCCGAACAGTTGCGCCGGCAGTTTGTCGGTCATGTGGTCACGTGGGAGGGGCAGAGCTTTTCCCTGACGATGAGTCTGGGTTGTGCCACTCAGGAGGAGGGACAGGGCATCGACAGCCTGTTGCTGGTGGCGGACAAGGCGCTCTATCAGGCCAAGAGCAACGGCCGCAACCGGGTGGTATTTGGCAGGGCCTAG
- the tsaA gene encoding tRNA (N6-threonylcarbamoyladenosine(37)-N6)-methyltransferase TrmO: MKFEIDTLGIIRSPYKEKFAIPRQPGLVKSARARLELRPPYDQPDVLRGIEQFSHLWLSFVFHQTMAQGWHPTVRPPRLGGNERVGVFATRSTFRPNPLGLSVVELHGVGRERGKLWLELGAVDLLDGTPIVDIKPYIPYADSLPDARGGFAPDAPTPPLAVNFSPEAEQQLQPWLKAHPELRLLVSEVLAQDPRPAYKKGKPDDKEYGVRLFDCNVRFRISEPSCLVLAIEPAQ; encoded by the coding sequence ATGAAGTTCGAAATCGACACCCTGGGTATCATCCGTTCTCCCTACAAGGAGAAGTTCGCCATCCCGCGCCAGCCTGGTCTGGTCAAATCGGCCCGCGCCCGCCTCGAGCTGCGGCCTCCCTACGATCAGCCGGACGTACTGCGCGGCATCGAGCAATTCTCCCACCTCTGGCTCAGCTTCGTGTTTCACCAGACCATGGCGCAGGGCTGGCACCCGACGGTGCGCCCGCCGCGCCTGGGCGGCAACGAGCGGGTCGGGGTGTTCGCCACCCGCTCCACCTTTCGCCCCAACCCGCTCGGCCTCTCGGTGGTCGAGCTGCACGGGGTCGGTCGTGAGCGCGGCAAACTCTGGCTCGAGCTGGGGGCGGTGGACCTGCTCGATGGCACTCCCATCGTCGACATCAAGCCCTATATCCCGTATGCCGATAGCCTGCCGGATGCTCGCGGCGGGTTCGCCCCCGATGCCCCCACCCCGCCGCTGGCGGTGAATTTCAGCCCCGAGGCGGAACAGCAGCTGCAACCCTGGCTCAAGGCCCACCCCGAGCTGCGTCTGCTGGTGAGCGAAGTGCTGGCCCAGGATCCGCGCCCCGCCTACAAGAAGGGCAAGCCGGACGACAAGGAGTACGGCGTCAGGCTGTTTGACTGCAACGTACGCTTTCGCATCAGCGAGCCCAGTTGCCTGGTGCTCGCCATCGAGCCGGCCCAGTGA